The Alnus glutinosa chromosome 3, dhAlnGlut1.1, whole genome shotgun sequence nucleotide sequence TGACTAGACACTTCCATGTAACATCAAATGCAACTCTCACTAACAAATGGCGTTAACTCCTACTGCCACCTAAGCCCTTCATGCGCACTCCACAAGCTTCCATTAATAATCCACCATCCTCTCTCAGATTGTTGCCATCTGTCCCAGCTCTTCCCAGATGATGCCAAGTGCATCCATGTAACGATCTCAATTCTAAATTAGAGTAAAATTGTAAGCTTGGCCAAGTAGATGGGCTTAGAGATGTGTATGCAGTATGCTCATTAGTGTGATTAGTTTATCCTAGTTAAATGGATCAATGCACCCTTAAAAACATAGCATaaatatttctattttaaagTCCAATATCAAAGACATGGTTAATTTAATGGCTAATTAACAAATAGAGTATTAAGAGGGCATTAGATTGAATCTCCacaaaactaattttatatttttgcacaAATATGACCTATTTCCTTACAATGAGATTTCTTATAAAAACCCTAGTTCTAAAAACCCTAGCTGTCCATGCATCTTAAAAACTCcaagtttaaattttaaaatattatttttaaggcAAGTTAGTAAATTGTATTAATTAACTTTAATTCCTTATCATGAACCTAGTCCACATTACACCCTTAttcaaatgaaacaaaattgaaTAGAATTAATGCATAAAATGAGATTATAGAAAATTGCATTGAAGGATTTAagagagaaataattttttctttattagttCTTATAAGATTTTCCATAATCAATATGCATCGACAAATTTATTTCGAATCACATTAAGATCCTATGCAAtcttttcttaataattttagCCTATATGTGCATCCTATCACATTTAGAAATTACATGGATTAATGTTAGCTCAATATTTTGCACATTTTGTACGTATTAAtgaattgaaataattttctttttagccTTTTATTATCACATGTGATAccatatttgaaattgaaaatttcaaaatagtcaTAATTTTCTACACATATACGGTTAAATATGACTAGATTTTTATTACACTCATTCTTGCATTAAAATCGCATGGGGTGTTATCTTCTAGACAAAGTAATTATATCTCTTATCATTGCATACAATCCTCCACGCCACTTTTggcatttatctcaaaaaatttaatttgtcaaaatttcctTAAATCACTTCATTCTTAAAAACCcaagaaacaaaattgaaaccgAGACACAAACCCTAGCCTTCATTCTCTACCCTAGCTGTATACATTAAATTCTcacatattttctctcttctcattATTCTAACAAAATACACATAGTCGTCTCTCTCACTTCCTCTTATTCTACCATtttttcaagaacaccaaaactTAGCACTACCCATTAGTCTTCAAGAAAATTTCaatgtactctctctctctcctctcccccccccccccccccccccaaaaaaaataataataataataatatcaaacCACAtggttgtaaaggaaaataaaggTCATCACCAAGTCATTTCAACCTCTCATTTTCTTGCACGCGGTAAGTTTCTTGACCTTTATTTTTCCCTTCCCTAGCAAAATATTTCAATGGCTTTAACAGATAATATATGTCTATTTGGATAACTTCAAATCATATATTATCACTATTAGTTTCCCTAACTTTGTTTTCTGCTACCATGTCTAAGATATTATAACATAAACTAAAGGCAAGTGTTTActgattttattaaattttaatattcgTAGTATTATCTTTTGACAAACCATGAGTATACATcggatttattttatttaacgaAGGATTTACATAGTAATATCATATTTAAGATGCATGACAAATTCAAATATTACATATACTCAAATCCATTTATCAAAGTTACTAAAAAGTCATGAGTTATTCTACAAATCGAAGAAGTTACGTTAAGATCACTATATCATAGTTTTAAAACACATATGGATTGGCCAAGGAGTGAGAACATGTAGTCGGACCATGTAGTGTGTTCATATAATTATAGTTTTCAAAATACTATGCATAAATCGTCATCAATGATTTAAGaaacatatttttatgtaaaaataatttaaggatttgattaggaatatgGAAAAGTAAGGTAGGTCATGACCATACAAGGCTCAATTTTCCATgaaacaattttaattaaaatagaaactATATTTTATGTTAACTATGCAAATTTTCATTAAACTAGTTAATCAATTGCGTTGCTTTCacaaaaatgttttaaaggATTTATGGTTTGGATTAGTTCCGAAAGgagtacaaaaagaaaaaaaaaataaaaaaagaaaattaaaatgtttaagAGATGCATTTGATCCATTATACTAAAGTTTTGGACCTGAGTAATTGTTTTAGTTAGGAAAGTCGGTTGGTCTATCCTAACTAGGCTAGCAATCAGATATTAATATAATCATATATTTGGTTCAGGTAGTTGCTAGACAAGAGCACCTTTTAGAGCAGTATCATGGTAAGGAGATCCTTAACTTcttctaaatataattttattgtaTGATATCACTATAAAATATCttcatttatttatgaaaatttcTTATgctatgttatatttatgtataCATTAGTAACTGTGCttacatgaaataatttttataagatAGTTTTAAATCcttagatttattttatatcactcAACTTGGTATGGGTACAACCCTTGACTTTTATGGAAGTTTTAAATGAAAGGTCATCTATTTTAGGAAATTCTATTTTTAGAAAGTTCTCAATTACTCTATTGAATGTAAGTTTCCAATTATGAAAAGTTTTGAATAAGAAAAGTTATAATGTTATGAAAACCTTCCTACACGTATTCTTAACAAGTTTTATCAGCAGTAAAGGAAAACGAAATGATTTATTATGTCAAGGACACGTGTGTGAATGAGGTTATTTTGACCCAAGAGATATTCACAAATGTATGAACTCATTACCGTTGCTCGAAATGGAAGTGCAACCGCTGAAGGATGTTGAGAAGGCGGTAATTTATCTCTATGTCATGCTAcatgcacttcaattaattagctaacGGGCAGGTTTGTGGCCACAGTCGCTACCATTAGGGGCGGAACCAGCTTTTGGAATTTGgggggcaaaattgaaaaaaaaaaaaattggtgggggcaaaattataaaaataaaaatttaagggtttaattttaatatttttttttgtgttttttttgttttttgggaaaACCTTAGGGCTTGGGGGGCCCAAGCCCCAAGGTAGCTTTGCCCCTGACTGCCATGGTCACAAGGACCGCACTACCCTAGTACACATGGCATAATAGTGTACATGGACCCTAAAATGaggaattttatttataagcAAATATTTATATGATTTAAGTGTGTGAGaaataatagatttatattttatatttttcgaAAATTTAAAGAGTAAGAGTGTTACAAATACAGTTTTAaggaaaatgaatttaactcaaccgttttatggttgaggattttcTTACCGAGCATTTCTAGCTCaccatttgttttgttttcaggttatgagtaAGGTTTAGGATGCCAGAATGTGGGGTTAGAAGATCCATAGAGAGCATGGTCATGAAACATTTTATCTTAAATAAGTTCAATTAtaaaatgagaatttttttattgtcaTCATGATATTTTGACCAAACGTTTTTGCAtttactaattttatttatttatttgacacAGTATTCTTAACATGCATTTAAGTCAGCATTTAGTTAATTGCTCTTGTAACCTTATAATACTTTGCGCCTCTAAGAGAACAAGTGGACAAACCTAACCCTAGCAGCTGGGGATGTCACAATCTCATTTCCTGAGCTCCACAATTCCCCCCCCCAAGTGCTTACTCtcactttcttttcctttccatgGACCTTGCCCTATGGGGTGTACATACAAATgcggttatttgtaatatttgcaACTGCATCTGCAAAATGTAGAAATCGCTTTTAGATATTCGCATTCACATCTGCATAATGTTTTAGCTAATCGCATTTGTGCGGGTATTATCTGCTATCCGCATATTAGGTAATAGGCTATTTGGACCTATTTATGCTTTTTAGGCCTTCTTTTGGGCTCTATTAGAgtctattttaaatgattttgaaaataatttaggttgatttttagtgtttttgacttgtttaaatttttttttaagccctaatcttttgaatatatattgatttcacattacttttgccTTTTTGACTAAGTGTTACACAAGAAAGCAATACATTCAATCAAAccaatataaacatatatagcCTATACATaatccaaaacgacgtcattttagtaaatttaataaataaaatatataagaagtataaaaaatatatattatatataaagagtattaaccgcatccgcatacccTAAAATTGTTATTTGCATGCATGCGGATAGCTGATAATGGATTAATGTTGCGGATAGCCAATGCGAGCGGTTGATATCCACCCGCATGTGCACCCTTGCCTTGCATGACTTGAATCCGCTGCATTAGTTGCGTAACAGGTTTTCAATTGATCAAAAAATGTGTACATTTTCCCTCATAGGATGAATATACAAATGCCAAAAATCTTTTgaaacaccacaagaaaaatATTGAGATGATTAAGggagtggggggggggggggggggggggggggaaaggtTTGTACATCAAAAGCGGATATTGAAGCTGCTTTTGTTAGTTACTTTTCTGACTTATTCACGGCTGGTTCTGATCTTGACATGGATGGTTGTTTGGGGGCTCTAGAAAATAAGGTAACCACCCTGATGAATCAAAACCTTCTAGCTGAGTTCATTGTGGAGGAAATTTCTGAGGCTCTGCAACAAATGGCCCCTCTGAAGGCACCACGTTCGGATGGTTTTTCAGCGAGTTCTTACCTCCAAAATTGGGCTACTATCCACACGGAGGTATGCGCAGCAGttctacatttttttaatactgGAATGGTGAATAATGTTATTAATAAAACTCATGTTGCccttattccaaaaaaattacaGCCTGAATTTGTCTATGATTTTAGACCAATTAGCCTCTGTAATGtcttgtaaaaattaatttctaaagtGCTGACTAACAGACTGAAAATGGTGTTGCCAGATATTATTTCTTGTACACAGAGTGCTTTTATTTTAGGAAGGTTGATTTCTTTAGAAGACATATCTTTTTTTCAGTTGAAATACAAGTATGGAGAGGAGGCAAGAAATTTTGAGGCTCTTTGGGTTGTCTGAGACTTACCGGATTGACACTTACCTTGGGCTCCCTTCCTTTGTGGGCTGATCAAAGGAACATGCTTTTAGCTTTATTAAAGATAGGGTGTGGAAGAAAATTAGCAATTGGAAGAATTCATTTCTATCTCAAGTTGGTAAGGAAGTCCTGTTAAAAGCTGTTATACAGGTTATACCGACCTATTGTATGGGAGTTTTCCAACTTCCCATTTCTCTCTGCAAGTATATTAATAGTATGATGCAGAATTTTTGGTGGAGCCAACTGaacaaaaattctagaattcattggatgagttgggatCGTATGGGGCGCTCAAAATCTGTGGGAGGGATGGGTTTCAGAGATATGGTGCTATTTAATAAGGCTATACTTGCCAAACAAGGGTGGAGGATTCTCCAAAATCCTTCCTCCTTGATCGCAGCAATCATTAAAGCTAAGTACTTCTCGCATGGAGATTTTTTGAACGCTTCTTTAGGCAATAAACCATCTTTTGCCTGGAGGAGTATTTGGCATGCTAGGGAGCTATTATCACAAGGCTTATTATGGAGAATGGGCGATGGTCAGAGTATTGAAATATGGGGTGACCGCTGGCTTCCTACCCCTCATACTTTTAAGGTTCAATCCTgtcctttgtttttggataacAACTCGTTAGTATCTTCTCTGATTGATCCATTATCTAAAACTTGAAAGTTGGATTTGCTTCAGAAAGTGTTTAAAGATGAAGAAGCGCTAGTTATTGCCAACATCCCTCTTAGTCCCATGTTACCGCAGGACCGCTTAATTTGGCGTGGCACTTCAAATGATGTTTTTACTGTGAGAAGTGCCTACCATTTGGGAAAGGAAGCATAGGAATGTTTGGTAGCTCAAAGCTCTTAATCAAAGCCAGATCAAATCGTTTGGAAGACTTTATGAGCTTTGACATACCAAATGTGGTGAAGATTTTTGCATGGGGTGCTACCTACTAGGGAGAACTTGTGGAGAAGAAAGGTATTGGAGGATGCCAGTTGTCCCTGCTGTTTGAGCGAAACAGAAACTCCCAttcagggacggagggaggggggggctggcaggggccatggccccccccaaatttcttaaaaaaaaaaattttaaggtgacaaaaaaaaaataatctaaaaatttaaaaaatttaaggtaaaaaagaaaatttagcttacttggcCCCTACCCAAAAATTTTTTTCGGCCATTGGCCCctacccataagaacttctggctccgtccctgctcCCATTCATGCAATTTGGTCTTGTCCTGCTACCCAAGACGTGTTGGGGTGTCATTTATCACCTTTCCAAAAATGCAGTTGGGAAGTCCACTCTTTTCGGGAGCTTTTTGAACGTAGTATCTATAATTTTGATAAGGAAAAGGTGGAGTTGTTGGTATCTGTTGCCCGAGCTATTTGGTTCAGGAGAAACAAATTGTTATTTGAAGGACATTTTGCACACCCAGATGAAGTTTTTAATGGTGCCCTTAAGTCCCTTGCTAAGTACAAAGAATGCCTACATATGGATGTTCCACAGCTTCCTAGTGGTTCTAACTTGAACCAAAATATCCATCATGATATTTGGTGTCCCCCTCCTTTGGGTTTTGTCCAAATGAATTGGGATGTAGATGTTAACAAAAAGGAGGGATATATTGGGGTGGGTATCATTGCTAGGGATTGTATGGGCCAGTTTTTGGGTGCTCGGAGTTTTTGCCAGAAAATTAGAGTTGATGCTAAACTTGCAGAGACTATTGTAGCCTTGGGAGCGGTAATTTTTAGCTCGGAGGCTAGTTTTTTTGATGCCATTTGTGAAGGGGATGCATCGCAGGTTGTAGCAGATATTAACTCTAATCCCCCTTTTCTTTCTAGTACTGGCCATTTCATTGAAAGCATTCATACGGAGAAGTTGGGGCTTCACTCTTgtcgttttgtttttgttcctcGATGGGCAAATATGGCAGCCCATACTTTAGCTAAAGAGGCTATTTGTAATAAGAATGATGTGTGTTGGCTGGAGGACGTTCCTAGTAGCATCTCCAACATTTTTATTAGGGAAGCTTGTTTTTCCCTAGATCCTTAGTTTTATCGAGTCAATTTCTGTATCTATTTTTTGATCAATGAAGTTTCAGAattattatgttaaaaaaaaaaaaaaaatgccaaaaatgaATTGGTGAAAAAAGCTTGCTAGGCCTAAACGAGCGAGTTTGACAAGAAGCTAAATTACTGTGGCACTACCGTACTCGCAAAAGTGGTATACATTTTGAGGGAGCTCGgcaaattttgccaaaaaatgGCGTATGGTAAGCTCGTTAGGAATGCTCTTATACCTCGATAGCCTGTTTAGTTGTCCTATGGAATTCAAGTTGGTTAAATGCATGATGGATAGTGTTAATTGTGTAAATCCAGTcttaattgttaatttgttacatTGTGCTGTGACCACGATGAATAGGATAACATTGTAATTTAAAGcttaatgaaaatattttaaatttcacataaaatattatattaatttgtttatgtttttttcttacTGGGGCCAATACAACATTTAATCAGTATTCCATCTAACTGTAGTTCTGATCATGGGTAAATAACTCAGCACATTTGAGCAAGATTGAATCCGTGATTTACCCACCATTGCTTACGAGCAAATCAGGAAGTTCTAGGACCATTTGCAGTCATATTGTCAAACATCCTGCTTTTTCTCAGGGTGAGTGCAATTTGGTTTGGATTGGGATGGTTCTGCCTCAAGGCCCTTGAGGCCTCGACCAAGAACTAGAACAAGGAGATTAATTAGATGGTTGATTGATCTCCTATGTGTTAAATCATCAATcgtttcaaaagcttaagttgataagaatagatttatttcattatttaattaatattcttaaaCCATGCTAGAGCTGGAAGAAATGAGAATGTCGGGGTTGTTTTTAGGAGATTAAACCGAGATCTCGCTAGCTTTATAGGGATTCTCTCCTGATGGTTTTAGtcatggattttattttatttcattttgtttaatttattagtacttacccaaaaaaaagaagtctgAGTTTGTTTATGTGACAAACAAACACCAAAAAGGAGTATtatgacaaagaaaataaacaataattccGAGACTTAAATAGATGTAAAATGGCTATATTATTGAAGAACTGTAAATATGTAGAAATACATGATTCTAGCTCTTTAAATACGGCTGGTAATTACAAATAAAGACCTTGAGGTCAGAGTACAAGAGTGAGGACCATATGGTGGTAGCTCTTCACAACATCTTACAACTAATTAAACCCATAAAGACCCTGAAGGGTGAGATACATTAATTATTAGGATTTAGAACCACTTTTAATTAGTACATGACCCTGGAAGGTACAAGAGATAGGAGAATCTGAACCCAACCAAGAAACTCCTAGAGGATAACTGATATTTAGGCGGAGATCAACTCATAAAAGACGAGTCCAAAAGCTCGGAGATGAAAAAGTGCATAGAACTGGAAATAAAGATTCTCAACAATTTTATTGCCTGAATTGTTTACAATTTGAGGAGCTGCAAATTGCTGATGATCCGGATTTGAGCTTGGGACTAACCCAAAAAACCTTGCAAGGCAACGAAAAGGTTGGTCTACCAATTAAATAGAGATGATGAAATAATGTGTAAGCTCAAGGAGAGACATTAGCTTCTTCTCTATTGCTAATGAAAAATCCTATTGGGCTTTAAAATTAAAGGTTGGAacggagatatatatatatatatatatatatattaaggctTTTTGCATGAGGACTCAATTGCCTATGGCGAGATCGTTGATCTCCCTTGTAATTGCCGGAATGCAACTTGAACTCCGAGCGATCCCGCCGGGCTTGTTTTGCGCTCCTTTGTCCCTTGGACTAATAGACGTGGCCCTCACTCTCCTTCCTGATTTGCTTTTCTTCAACATCTCTCTCATGGCCTCGGCCTGATACAAAACTGGATAAGCCCTACCGAACTTGTTAAAACTTACGCATGCAATCATGTGCGAACTCAAAGCCTCCTCTCTCTTCCCTCCATTTTTCTCCACCTCTTCCTTCACCGCCTCGGTGCACAGCCCACATATCCATTTCCCGAAGAACTTCCCGCGCACCTTCTCAATGTACTCCGGCGTGCACTCCTCGCACATGCCGCAGCACTCGCACCTCGCGTTTTCAACTTCGGAGATTGGCGGGAGGTTTAAGTCGATGATCCCTTCCTGGCTGAGTTCGTACGAAATGTCCGACACCGTTCGTTGAAGGTTGTCGGACGACAGTTTTGGCGGCTTGGAAAAGTCGTTGTTCTTCCTAGTAGTGTAGGAGCTGACAAGAGCCTCTCCGTGTGGCGCCATATATGACAGACAATACGAAGTAATTAATTTCTCGAAGATTTTGGAAGTTGATGACTTAGTTGAGTGATATCTCATGGTGGTAGAAGGAAAGAAGAGCATTCTTATTTATACTAGTTCTGTTTCTACTCTTGAGAATCTCAACAGTGAATTTATGTGGATGTTGGAAACTCGCCTGTCAATTATCACAGGCGGTGGTGAAGAAGCTAAATTTTTCGAgaaagttttttctttcttttattgaaaaagcaAGTTGTGCTACTTTTTGAAGTATGAAATAACTACTTAATTAttaccaaaattaaataaaaaaaaaaaaaatgttttgaatgactacttttttattttggtcTTTTATTGGAAATTAATTAAAGAGGATATATGGTCGTGATTCCATGAATAAGGATATCTTgcctattatttatttatttgtttattctccacaaattaaaaaagaatgagTTTGCTATGCTGCAATGGGTTCATCAATTACTTATGCCGACGAAgagaaatttctttttttttttttttttttttttttcctttttaaagaACTCTTCTCAAAGTAAAATTATTGCGGGCCAGTTAATCTCGAATGCATTTATTATAGAAGACTTACGTAACAAATTGTTCTAATTACAAAACATTTGTAATTCCGAAGACCTAATCTCAAAACCCCGGTACACAACATGTTTACCTCCTACCGTAGTCCGTAGTAGTTTCAAAACCTTTGGCCTTCTTCTTTATAGATGAGCTTCACGAACAAATTAATCTTGTCCGCTTCAAAATTGAAACTCCGGTCAGTGGCTACATGCTATTTTGTGGTTTGAAAGGCTAAGAAGAAACTAGCataagtttaattttttggtagtttggagggacaTTGTCGCAAGTTAAAGCTTGAGagagacattgtcaattgagtaGTAATTGAAGGGGAGGTAGTttaatttccaaagaaaaataaataaaaattaaagaaacaatagcTTTCGATCTCCTTTGTGAATTGTACAATATTTGTAAAACCAAATAATGGACatgaaaggggaaaaaagaaacaaaaaaacattaaatgaataaagtcatatatataaatgaaaggaagtaattttttaatttatttatttataattttctgaAATCTCCTTTTGTGATATGTGACTGTAAAACGATATGAATTGGGCATTCACGTGTGTTCCTAGTGTAGCCATATAAACCTTAGCTTAAAACTCTCCTTTTGAAGGGTTAAAACATGAAAGAAAAGGACTGCCTCAAATGGGTCTTAATTCTCTTCCCCTACAACCATAAACCCCAAGTTCACGAGCAGCAAATTAAACCAATCATCCATGCGAGTGAGAGCAAGAGACATGCTGTTGGAGTTAGGTAGGTATCACGTACAAAAAAgctatatattaataaaataaaggaaagagTCTATCAAGTAATAACTATCAATAAAGGAAGGGAGGGATAGACTTAAAAATCTGTGGATTGTGCACTTCTCATGTGATTCAAATGCTTGGAGACTGAGTACCAAGCAAACATATATTAGTATTGTATTGGTATTAGGCCAAGATGAAATCTAGCCGCACGATTTCATGAGCTTTGGGTAGAACTCATATTTGAAAACTGGTTTGTAATGGGCATATATTCAAGAGTTTATATACACTTggttaagattgtacttaaTGGGAGTGTACATGTGAATATCCGTGCGGTTATTTGTTATATCCGCACTAGCAAAATGCGGATATCGCTTTTAGATATCCGCATCCGTACGTGCGCttattgtggttattatccgctatttACAAATAGGCAATTCCCttattttaaatgcttttaataataattttgactGATTTTTAGTCTTTGagcttcttttaaaaatataatgcaacaccaaaaatatgtagaaccgagaaaaagaaatgggatAATAGATAcgacttcaaaatatttatggTTATCGATGCTCACAAGAAACAcacttaagttttttttatctatgattcaatgagcataacaatcaaACCAGCAAacataaataaacataaattacaaattcaacataaaaaacataaattgtttaaatattacacattcataaatggaatatatatatatataaagggaatgcgGATGCTATTCCGCATCCACACACCTTAAAATAGTTATCGTTTTTACTATCTGCATCCGCATGTGCGGATAGTAGATGTGGACAGTTAGTATCCGTCTACATGTACACCCATAGTACTTAAGCCATGTGAGACGCTTAGAATCGTTATATATaactttgtatatatattagatataaAGGGAATGCGGATGCTATTCCGCATCCACATACCCTAAAATCGTTTTTGCTATCTGCATCCGCATGTGCAGATAGTGGATGTGGAAGGTTAATATCCGTCtgcatgtacacccctaatgCTTAAGTCATGTAAGACGCTTAGAATCGTTATATATAACTTTGTTCCATTTAAAATAACTGTCACGTTTACCTCAGTGGCCAACTCAAAATATTTTAGTGGTTCATGAGTCCAAATTGTAGCTTATGTGTAAGTGAAATTGGGGTGGTAGTTGCGGAAGGTAAAATGTAACATGCccataaataaacaagtaataCACTTCAAAACAAGAATAGACATTTATTATCACAAAATGAAAAGTCACACAAATAAGAGAATAACTATTAAGAGTACTAGCACTCAGTTTCccttagatttttcttaaatgtAGGAATCGaactattttttgcttccctattcaATAAACTCTATAATAGGTGCCCTTATCATTTatttataccatttaaatattctttaaattaaatgataagggaaagagaaaccatttaaatattatttcaaataaattatagaggaaagagagagaaaatataaagcttttttatattattttaatgttaaAGAGACCACTTTTACTTCcataaatttagggtttaactTTTGGTTCTTTAGTTTAGGTAGCAACAATTGAATCTGTTTCAAGTGGgacttttaagatttttttctacatttaaaaaataaaacgatTCTTAAAAGAGCTGCTACTAATACTCTTAAGAAACTTTGATTAACAACCTTTATTGTATGATTAATATGGGAGAATAgatcagtttcagattttgCCATATGTTGATGTTATCAAATGGAACCTTGAAAATGAGGAAGGTGCTATGGAATAAAAAGTTATCAATTtcagtgaaaaagttttgatcacttttattcatttaattaggagtcaaaaaaaaaaaaaaaaaaattaacaccaaTTTTTCCTTGTAACAGTTATGGATTAGAGTGAAAATATCAAGTGTTTTATCCccgaaatttaaagaaattgttGTTTTTTGCATTTTGAACAATCCAAGCCTTTTATTACATCAAACGGCCTGAAACATGCCACGTCATcatattcaaaattcaaattaagCAACCCGTTTTAACCACTTCtgccaaaactaaaaaagtttaaaactgcacaccctttcttctttcatCTAAAAATTGCACACCCTTTTGCCAACCTCCTCTATTTATATCATAtattcaatataaaaaaataacatcaaaaccaCATCGTTTTATGCTGGTATCCTGGATAGAGAGATAGagggaacaaaagaaaaaaagattctTCTTTTCATTAAGATGGGATTTAATTTATCATTGACATCAACATAACCGAATTCCCACAGCAATTGAGAAacaaaagaagataaaagagaGTTTTTACCCAGTTCCTATACCTTTTTAGTTACATTTAACTAAggcctttttactttttagtcaTCAAAATTTCTCTAAGCCTGGACAAAAGCCACTTCTGAATACCAGGGTATCCCCCAATTGGATAGCAGGCAATGTGAGAGAGAGCAAGGCAAAATATCCGCGCAAGTGTCCACATTAGCAGAGATCACGAAACTGTTCGTCCATAACAAATAGATGCAATATAAAGATTCTTCTCCGCCCACTTCTCCTGCAAGACCCATCATACAGTAAGACTCCAGAAAGATCTTAAAAGATCATTACCAAAGATTAACTCAGGAGCTACTATGAATAAAAGTCACCTTTACATGTGAACTAGGGAAGGCAGATGTTCGAAGTGTCTCCTGCGTTTCATCTTCAGGCTTCCTTTTTGGAACACTAAGAACAAAGGCAGCTTGCTCACAAGTCG carries:
- the LOC133864512 gene encoding uncharacterized protein LOC133864512; amino-acid sequence: MAPHGEALVSSYTTRKNNDFSKPPKLSSDNLQRTVSDISYELSQEGIIDLNLPPISEVENARCECCGMCEECTPEYIEKVRGKFFGKWICGLCTEAVKEEVEKNGGKREEALSSHMIACVSFNKFGRAYPVLYQAEAMREMLKKSKSGRRVRATSISPRDKGAQNKPGGIARSSSCIPAITREINDLAIGN